CCACGCCCACCCCGCTGCCCGACTTCGATCCCCGGCTCTCCGAGATCGAATTCCGCTTCAAGGTCGAGTGCCCGAGCGACTTCGACTGCCGCACGCCACCGGGCTGCACCAGGCCCCCGAAGCCGGTCCCCGACATCAACTACCTCGCCCGCGACTACGAGAGCCTGCGCCGGCTGGTGATCGACCGCCTGGCGCGCAACATGCCGGGCTGGCGCGACCGCAGCCCGGCCGATCTGGCCACCACGCTGGCCGAGCTGATCGCCTACGTGGGCGATCTGCAGCACTACCAACTCGACGCCGTCGCCACCGAGGCCTACCTGCACACCGCCCGCCGGCGCAGCAGCCTGCGCCGCCACGCCCTGCTGGTGGACTACGCGGTGCACGAAGGCTGCAACGCCCGCGCCTGGCTGCACTTCGACGTGAGCGGCGGCCCCTTCCCCCTGCCCGATGACCTGCGCTGCTACACCCAGGTGGCGGGTGTGCCCCCGCGCATCGTTCCCGACTCGCCCGCCGAGCGCGCCGCGCTGCAGGCCCGGCCCCTGGTGTTCGAGCCGCTGCACGGCGCGACCCTGCGCGAGGCGCACAACAGCTTTGAGTTCCACACCTGGGGCGATGCCCGCTGCTGCCTGTCCCGGGGCGCCACCCGCGCCACGCTGCGCGGCCACTGGCCCGAGCTGCAGACGGGCGACGTGCTGATCTTCCAGGAGCAACTCGGCCCGCTCAGCGGCGAGCCCGAAGACGCCGACCCCGCCCACCGCCACGCGGTGCGCCTGAGCGCCGTGCGCGCCTTCGACGGCACCGACCCGCTGACCGACCCGCTGCCGCCCGACCCGGGCGACCCCGGCGCCCTGACCGAGATCACCGAGATCGCCTGGCACCCGGCCGACGCCCTGCCCTTCGCCCTGTGCATCTCCAGCGAAACCGACGAGGCCCACGGCAGCGTGCTGATCCACGGCGTGAGCACCGCGCTGGGCAACAACGTGCTGGTCGATCACGGCCAGCGCATCGAAGACGAGCCGCTGGGCAGCGTGCCGCAACCCCGGCTGCACCACCCGGCCGTGCTGGGCGACGCCTGCCAGCGCGAGGCGCCGCAACCCCTGCCCCCGCGCTACCGGCCGCGGCTGGCCAGCGCGCCGCTCACCCACCAGGGCACGGTGCTCGTGACGCGGGTCGACAACGGCGTGCGCACCAGCGAACGCCTGCTGTTCGACCCGCAGGACTCGGCCAGCGCCGCCATGCGCTGGCGCACCGCCGACGCGCTGCCCCGGATCGGCCTCAACGCCACGCAGGGCAGCGGCAGCGAGGCCTGGAGCCCGCGGCGCGACCTGCTCTCCAGCCGGGCCAGCGACACCCATTTCGTGATCGAAGCCGAAGACGACGGCAGCGCGCGGCTGCGCTTCGGTGACGACCTGCACGGCCGCCGCCCCGACAGCGGCACCGCCTTCAGCGCGCACTACCGCGTGGGCAACGGGCCGCAGGGCAACGTGGGCGCGCAGGCCATCGCCCACGTGGTGACCACCCAGGGC
This sequence is a window from bacterium. Protein-coding genes within it:
- a CDS encoding putative baseplate assembly protein, giving the protein MDAHATLNGIDWLEVLDLDAPLGSPRQRTLLVRLLKPVPAGLTREQVVVEGGERIRRIEVQWIGVASAPPVQANAAEQALFSALAEADHVLLVRTDSAGDFSRYTLRLTQDPATPTPLPDFDPRLSEIEFRFKVECPSDFDCRTPPGCTRPPKPVPDINYLARDYESLRRLVIDRLARNMPGWRDRSPADLATTLAELIAYVGDLQHYQLDAVATEAYLHTARRRSSLRRHALLVDYAVHEGCNARAWLHFDVSGGPFPLPDDLRCYTQVAGVPPRIVPDSPAERAALQARPLVFEPLHGATLREAHNSFEFHTWGDARCCLSRGATRATLRGHWPELQTGDVLIFQEQLGPLSGEPEDADPAHRHAVRLSAVRAFDGTDPLTDPLPPDPGDPGALTEITEIAWHPADALPFALCISSETDEAHGSVLIHGVSTALGNNVLVDHGQRIEDEPLGSVPQPRLHHPAVLGDACQREAPQPLPPRYRPRLASAPLTHQGTVLVTRVDNGVRTSERLLFDPQDSASAAMRWRTADALPRIGLNATQGSGSEAWSPRRDLLSSRASDTHFVIEAEDDGSARLRFGDDLHGRRPDSGTAFSAHYRVGNGPQGNVGAQAIAHVVTTQG